The following are from one region of the Pectobacterium actinidiae genome:
- a CDS encoding SymE family type I addiction module toxin: MAQCKPNPSSAINLKGRWLEESGFITGMPVTVTVERSRIIIETQINL; this comes from the coding sequence GTGGCTCAATGCAAACCCAATCCGTCCTCCGCCATCAACCTTAAAGGCCGCTGGCTCGAAGAGTCGGGATTCATCACCGGGATGCCCGTTACCGTTACGGTGGAGCGCAGCAGGATTATTATCGAGACGCAGATTAATTTATAG
- a CDS encoding barstar family protein: MKIIMIDGEKQRTPIDIYEHFSRELGFGHYFGKNADALYDFMTPIDDEYQPLIVEWRNSSVFKNSYPEEFSRLLSTLKNIDKFYGFKESAFKFNVS; the protein is encoded by the coding sequence ATGAAAATTATAATGATTGATGGCGAAAAGCAAAGAACACCAATTGATATTTATGAGCATTTTTCAAGAGAGTTAGGCTTTGGTCACTATTTTGGGAAAAATGCGGATGCTCTATATGACTTCATGACTCCGATAGATGACGAATATCAACCATTGATCGTGGAGTGGAGGAATAGTTCTGTTTTTAAAAATAGTTATCCAGAAGAGTTTTCAAGGTTGTTATCAACTTTAAAAAATATAGATAAATTTTATGGTTTTAAAGAAAGTGCTTTTAAATTTAATGTTTCTTGA
- a CDS encoding DUF7674 family protein, with amino-acid sequence MKKNELISMLREKFPLFSQTNDDDDVYLLYGSFGSFFIDLINFLFLNKCDPRNYFYGNVEVIYENRELLDNEIENIFLFIDEVYLNSDCDVRDVLNTCVFEAMMGNDFSYNLARKFLSKETYNHYLEITKRVV; translated from the coding sequence ATGAAAAAGAATGAGTTAATTAGTATGTTGAGAGAAAAATTTCCTCTTTTCTCTCAAACTAATGACGATGATGATGTGTATTTATTATATGGATCTTTTGGATCATTTTTCATTGATTTAATTAATTTCCTATTTCTAAATAAATGCGATCCTAGAAATTATTTCTATGGCAACGTTGAAGTGATTTATGAAAATAGAGAACTTCTTGATAATGAGATAGAAAATATTTTTTTGTTTATTGATGAGGTTTATTTAAATTCTGATTGTGATGTCCGTGATGTATTAAATACATGTGTATTTGAAGCGATGATGGGGAATGATTTTAGCTATAATTTGGCTAGGAAATTCCTTAGCAAAGAGACTTATAATCATTATTTAGAGATAACTAAAAGAGTTGTTTAG
- a CDS encoding ankyrin repeat domain-containing protein: MISNAFQFVRDGQSEGLCSLVTSENVNVTNEYGQNLLHEAIAYGNVAVVNKLIELGIDVNHQDDKGQTPLHYTAQHKMKDVAERILMNKGDVLVTDKFGNQALWTAVFNARGDYDIVSLLLKYNSLPEHKNNSGRSPLDFARQIKDTGLISILDVKI; this comes from the coding sequence ATGATTAGTAATGCTTTTCAATTCGTTAGAGATGGTCAGAGTGAAGGGTTATGCTCACTAGTTACTAGTGAGAATGTGAATGTAACTAATGAGTACGGCCAAAATTTATTACATGAAGCTATTGCTTATGGGAATGTTGCCGTAGTAAATAAACTTATTGAATTAGGAATTGATGTAAATCACCAAGATGATAAGGGACAAACTCCTTTACACTATACAGCTCAGCATAAGATGAAGGATGTTGCTGAAAGAATTCTAATGAATAAAGGTGATGTTTTGGTAACTGATAAATTTGGTAATCAGGCTCTATGGACTGCAGTTTTTAATGCGAGAGGAGATTATGATATTGTATCTTTGTTATTAAAATACAATTCACTTCCTGAGCATAAAAATAACTCAGGGAGATCTCCGCTGGATTTTGCTAGGCAAATTAAAGATACAGGTCTTATTTCTATTCTTGATGTAAAAATATAG
- a CDS encoding IS3 family transposase (programmed frameshift): MRKARFTEHQIIAVLKSVEAGRTVKDVCREAGISEASYYNWKAKFGGMEASDIKKMKDLEDENRRLKQMFADLSLECRALKDVIEKKPLKPAIKRELVSYLTAQFTMSIRQACRTLSLSRTVYFYQPETCRDEPVIQALSEVAERYPRYGFKKLFQVLRRQGNAWNHKRVHRIYYLLKLNFRRKGKQRLPVRNPTPLATPEALNQSWSVDFMHDALVCGRRFRTFNVVDDFNREALAIEIDLNIPAQRVVRVLDRIVANRGYPLKLRMDNGPELISLTLAQWAEEHGVMLEFIKPGKPTQNAFIERFNRTYRTEILDFYLFRTLNEAREITERWLMEYNSERPHESLNNLTPEEYRLMVEKPEISKSVWN; this comes from the exons ATGCGCAAAGCCCGATTCACAGAACACCAGATTATCGCCGTGTTGAAGTCCGTTGAAGCCGGACGTACCGTCAAAGACGTCTGCCGAGAAGCGGGAATATCCGAGGCGTCTTACTACAACTGGAAAGCGAAGTTCGGCGGTATGGAAGCCTCTGATATCAAAAAGATGAAAGATCTCGAAGACGAAAACCGACGACTGAAACAGATGTTTGCCGATCTGAGTCTGGAGTGCCGCGCACTCAAAGATGTTATTGAAAAAAAGC CTTTAAAACCAGCGATAAAGCGTGAGCTCGTCAGTTACCTGACCGCGCAGTTTACGATGAGCATACGCCAGGCATGCAGGACGTTATCGCTGAGCAGGACGGTGTATTTTTATCAGCCGGAAACCTGTCGTGATGAACCGGTGATCCAGGCTCTGTCGGAGGTGGCTGAACGCTATCCCCGTTACGGCTTCAAGAAGCTGTTTCAGGTGTTGCGCAGGCAAGGCAATGCCTGGAATCATAAACGTGTTCACAGGATTTACTACCTGCTTAAACTGAATTTTCGCCGTAAGGGAAAGCAACGTCTACCGGTGCGCAATCCGACTCCGTTGGCGACGCCGGAAGCACTTAACCAGAGCTGGTCGGTAGATTTTATGCATGATGCGCTGGTCTGTGGCAGACGCTTTCGGACTTTCAATGTAGTGGATGATTTTAACCGCGAGGCTCTCGCAATAGAAATCGATCTGAATATCCCGGCGCAGCGGGTGGTCAGAGTATTGGACAGGATCGTGGCAAACCGTGGTTATCCGCTGAAACTGCGGATGGACAATGGCCCGGAGTTAATCTCGCTGACGCTGGCGCAGTGGGCTGAAGAGCATGGCGTGATGCTGGAATTTATTAAACCGGGAAAACCCACGCAGAATGCCTTCATCGAACGTTTTAACCGAACGTACCGAACAGAAATCCTGGATTTTTACCTGTTCAGGACACTGAATGAAGCGAGGGAAATCACAGAGCGCTGGCTGATGGAATACAACAGCGAGCGGCCTCATGAATCCCTGAATAACCTGACGCCGGAAGAATACCGGCTGATGGTCGAGAAACCGGAAATCTCAAAAAGTGTGTGGAACTAA
- a CDS encoding SymE family type I addiction module toxin: MTVADARQTVQHVIHPAVRSFQRLTRQQSRRAPLAAQCKPNPSSAINLKGRWLEESGFITGMPVTVTVERGRIIIETQINL, translated from the coding sequence GTGACTGTCGCTGATGCCCGTCAGACGGTCCAACACGTCATTCACCCTGCCGTCCGCTCCTTCCAGCGCCTGACGCGGCAACAGTCCCGTCGGGCTCCACTCGCGGCGCAATGCAAACCCAATCCGTCCTCCGCCATTAACCTTAAAGGCCGCTGGCTCGAAGAGTCCGGCTTTATCACCGGCATGCCCGTCACCGTCACGGTGGAAAGAGGGAGGATCATTATTGAGACGCAGATTAATTTGTAG
- a CDS encoding EndoU domain-containing protein, with protein MYCELRYQGQLYDAETGLYYNRHRYYDAESGQYLSPDPIDLAGGIRPQAHVHNPLEWIDPLGLDKRDPKINAEHVFHGEINKKGKAVGFHHRASIGHEGKARISEITNGPNSQGVYRAKVEVFDKASGSWVNKGPESSFFPDSWSRQKVMSEIRGAYNNGTVSPNGKWSGVSSSGVKIEGWLDKAGNINTAYPIY; from the coding sequence GTGTACTGCGAGCTGCGCTATCAGGGGCAACTGTACGATGCGGAAACGGGACTTTACTACAACCGACATCGTTACTATGATGCGGAGAGCGGACAGTACCTGTCGCCGGACCCGATAGATTTAGCGGGAGGAATAAGGCCTCAAGCCCACGTTCATAATCCGCTGGAGTGGATTGACCCGTTGGGGTTGGATAAGCGTGATCCTAAAATCAATGCGGAACATGTATTTCATGGAGAAATAAACAAGAAAGGTAAAGCCGTAGGTTTTCATCACCGAGCCAGTATTGGACATGAAGGAAAAGCTAGAATATCTGAGATTACTAATGGTCCAAATTCACAAGGTGTATATCGAGCTAAAGTTGAGGTATTTGATAAAGCATCAGGTTCTTGGGTAAATAAAGGACCAGAATCTTCATTTTTCCCTGATAGTTGGAGTAGACAGAAAGTTATGTCGGAAATAAGAGGTGCTTACAATAATGGTACTGTTTCTCCAAACGGTAAATGGTCAGGTGTTTCTTCTAGTGGAGTGAAGATTGAAGGCTGGCTGGATAAGGCAGGGAATATTAATACAGCTTATCCAATATATTAG